A genomic region of Fundidesulfovibrio terrae contains the following coding sequences:
- a CDS encoding aspartate ammonia-lyase — protein sequence MESDSLGEMAVPAGALYGIQTLRAVYNFPITGVRISHYPEFVKALAAIKKAAAMANERMDLLDSTRAKAIREACDLLLAGKHRGHFRVDVIQGGAGTSSNMNANEVIANLALEILGRKRGDYAFLHPNNHVNLSQSTNDVYPSAIRLTLITMGQALHKAMGRLSAAFDAKATEFAHVIKIGRTQMQDAVPMTLGQEFKAWAVMVEEDRQRLLEALDLVREINLGGTAIGTGINAPPEYAPLVVAILNQVSGQRMVLAENLVEATQDAGAYVQFSGVLKRTAVKLSKICNDLRLLSSGPRCGLGEIRLPKMAPGSSIMPGKVNPVIPEVVNQIAFQVIGSDLTVTMAAEAGQLELNAMEPVLAHNLFNSLMLLRRGCVVLAEKCVKGIEADEEQCRRYVEQSLGLATALCPQVGYDMAAKVAQHAARTGATVRGAARELLGWDEARLEDVLDPRHMLRPSEPRREYVCFTPERLDDCEGVDGKE from the coding sequence ATGGAGTCCGACTCGCTGGGCGAGATGGCCGTGCCCGCCGGGGCCCTCTACGGCATCCAGACCCTGCGCGCGGTGTACAACTTCCCCATCACCGGGGTGCGCATCTCCCATTACCCCGAGTTCGTGAAGGCCCTGGCCGCCATCAAGAAGGCGGCGGCCATGGCCAACGAGCGCATGGACCTCCTGGACTCCACCAGGGCCAAGGCCATCCGCGAGGCCTGCGATCTCCTTCTGGCGGGCAAGCATCGGGGCCATTTCCGCGTTGACGTGATCCAGGGCGGGGCGGGCACCTCGAGCAACATGAACGCCAATGAGGTGATCGCCAACCTGGCCCTGGAAATCCTGGGCCGCAAGCGCGGCGACTACGCCTTTCTGCACCCCAACAACCACGTCAACCTGTCCCAGTCCACCAACGACGTCTATCCTTCGGCCATCCGCCTGACGCTCATCACCATGGGCCAGGCCCTGCACAAGGCCATGGGGCGCCTGAGCGCCGCCTTCGACGCTAAGGCCACTGAGTTCGCCCACGTCATCAAGATCGGGCGCACCCAGATGCAGGACGCCGTGCCCATGACCCTGGGCCAGGAGTTCAAGGCATGGGCGGTCATGGTGGAGGAGGACCGGCAGCGCCTGCTGGAGGCCCTGGACCTGGTGCGCGAGATCAACCTGGGCGGCACGGCCATCGGCACGGGCATCAACGCCCCGCCCGAGTACGCCCCCCTGGTAGTGGCCATCCTTAACCAGGTGAGCGGACAGCGCATGGTCCTGGCCGAAAACCTCGTGGAGGCCACCCAGGACGCCGGAGCCTACGTGCAGTTCTCGGGCGTGCTCAAGCGCACGGCGGTCAAGCTCTCCAAGATCTGCAACGACCTGCGCCTTCTCTCCTCGGGGCCGCGCTGCGGCCTGGGCGAGATACGCCTGCCCAAGATGGCTCCCGGCTCGTCCATCATGCCCGGCAAGGTCAACCCGGTGATCCCCGAGGTGGTCAACCAGATCGCCTTCCAGGTGATCGGCTCGGACCTCACCGTCACCATGGCCGCCGAGGCAGGACAGCTGGAGCTCAACGCCATGGAGCCGGTGCTGGCCCACAATCTGTTCAACTCGCTGATGCTTCTGCGTCGCGGGTGCGTGGTGCTGGCCGAGAAGTGCGTCAAGGGCATCGAGGCCGACGAGGAACAGTGCCGCCGCTACGTGGAGCAGAGCCTTGGCCTGGCCACGGCCCTGTGCCCCCAAGTGGGCTACGACATGGCCGCCAAGGTTGCCCAGCACGCCGCGCGCACGGGCGCCACGGTGCGGGGCGCGGCCAGGGAGCTGCTGGGCTGGGACGAGGCGCGCCTGGAAGACGTTCTCGATCCCAGACACATGCTGCGGCCCAGCGAACCCAGGCGTGAATACGTCTGTTTCACCCCCGAGCGCCTGGACGATTGCGAAGGCGTGGACGGCAAGGAATAA
- a CDS encoding bacterioferritin gives MPDKEARKQKVIEALNTARGMELFAISQYMNQHYNLDNKDYGELAKNMKLIAIDEMRHAEMFADRIKELGGEPTTTLVGTVVKGQDVRAVFPYDSAVEDDTIDKYNQFLGMCREMGDNISAKLLETIIDEEQAHFNHFDNVDEHIKTLGDTYLSKIAGTPSSTGGFSKGFALGGGAA, from the coding sequence ATGCCGGACAAGGAAGCGCGTAAGCAGAAGGTGATCGAGGCGCTGAACACCGCCAGGGGAATGGAGCTCTTCGCCATCAGCCAGTACATGAACCAGCACTACAACCTGGACAACAAGGACTATGGCGAGCTGGCCAAGAACATGAAGCTCATCGCCATCGACGAGATGCGCCACGCCGAAATGTTCGCCGACCGCATCAAGGAGCTGGGCGGCGAACCCACCACCACCCTGGTGGGCACGGTGGTGAAGGGCCAGGACGTCCGGGCCGTCTTCCCCTATGACAGCGCTGTGGAAGACGACACCATCGACAAGTACAACCAGTTCCTGGGCATGTGCCGCGAAATGGGCGACAACATCAGCGCGAAGCTCCTTGAGACAATCATTGATGAAGAGCAGGCGCACTTCAATCATTTCGACAACGTGGACGAACACATCAAAACTCTCGGCGACACGTACCTCTCCAAGATCGCCGGGACTCCGTCCAGCACGGGCGGCTTCTCCAAGGGCTTTGCCCTCGGCGGCGGAGCGGCCTAG
- a CDS encoding sensor histidine kinase, whose translation MNFKPIATIIRNGLVLRSMVPAVVCLAVLTLVLGAERKRSVERRNQDFAATLATFTQGYMDGVWHSLEHFTDDPTHKSLEDMLVVMPMIDRLLQVDAGNTVVAAAPPGGKGLNFTTGFDSSSERRLLLSRPLPSPQSGDTAVLIGVRGAGGSTLAAELNLKELAGHIAAMSKTRIGDVILCDAFGNVIIHPDPGMVATHGNIGDSPLFLAAMSGMRSCVHDEDGTLYLGAYARVPGTGWFVLVRTGAVDAFAPAIAPVAVATGLMAVVFIALTLSLRRELNNSIARPMAEAVKKLEAMPSLDGFSRRETPVFEELASLEKAVEEMAGRIAASEVRLRESLHEKDVLLREIHHRVKNNLQIISSLLYLQADRVSDKQYLDMFVESRNRISTMALVHEELYRSEGMSRVRIREYVNKLVPRLASAFSCGRDMRCSVDVQDTSLSIEQAIPFGLVLNELVTNSVKHAFIGLESGVITVFVRRVDGALEAGVSDNGVGLPESFDVQDTPTLGMQLVVQLTRQLRGSLSIGKGPGTSFIVTFPVKEA comes from the coding sequence ATGAATTTCAAGCCCATCGCGACCATCATCCGCAATGGACTCGTTCTGCGCTCCATGGTTCCGGCCGTGGTCTGCCTGGCGGTCCTGACCCTGGTGTTGGGCGCGGAGCGCAAGCGCTCCGTGGAACGGCGCAACCAGGACTTCGCCGCGACTCTGGCCACGTTCACCCAAGGCTACATGGACGGAGTGTGGCATTCCCTGGAGCATTTCACGGACGATCCCACCCACAAGTCGCTCGAGGATATGCTCGTGGTCATGCCCATGATCGACCGCCTGCTCCAGGTCGACGCGGGCAACACCGTGGTGGCGGCCGCGCCGCCGGGCGGCAAGGGGCTTAACTTCACCACCGGTTTTGACAGCTCTTCCGAGCGCAGGCTTCTTTTGTCGCGGCCGCTTCCTTCCCCCCAGTCCGGGGACACCGCGGTGCTCATCGGCGTCAGGGGGGCCGGGGGCTCCACCCTGGCCGCCGAGCTCAACCTGAAGGAGCTGGCCGGGCACATCGCGGCCATGTCGAAAACCCGCATCGGAGACGTCATCCTGTGCGACGCTTTCGGCAACGTCATCATCCATCCCGATCCCGGCATGGTGGCCACCCATGGCAACATCGGGGATTCGCCCCTTTTCCTGGCGGCCATGTCGGGGATGCGCTCCTGCGTGCACGACGAGGACGGGACGCTGTACCTGGGGGCGTACGCCCGGGTTCCCGGCACGGGCTGGTTCGTGCTGGTGCGCACCGGCGCTGTGGACGCCTTCGCCCCGGCCATAGCACCCGTGGCCGTGGCCACCGGCCTCATGGCCGTGGTGTTCATCGCCCTGACACTCTCGCTGCGGCGCGAACTGAACAACTCCATAGCCCGGCCCATGGCCGAGGCGGTGAAAAAACTCGAGGCGATGCCCTCTTTGGACGGTTTTTCCCGCCGGGAGACCCCCGTCTTCGAAGAACTCGCCAGCCTCGAGAAGGCCGTGGAGGAGATGGCCGGGCGCATCGCCGCGAGCGAGGTCAGGCTTCGCGAATCCCTGCACGAAAAGGATGTCCTGCTGCGTGAGATCCACCACCGGGTCAAGAACAACCTGCAGATCATATCGAGCCTGCTCTACCTCCAGGCCGATCGCGTGTCCGATAAGCAGTACCTGGACATGTTCGTGGAGAGCCGCAACCGTATCTCCACCATGGCCCTGGTGCATGAGGAGCTGTACCGGTCCGAGGGCATGTCCCGGGTGCGCATCCGCGAATACGTGAACAAGCTCGTGCCGAGGCTGGCGTCGGCCTTCAGCTGCGGCCGGGACATGCGCTGCTCCGTGGACGTGCAGGACACGTCCCTGTCCATCGAGCAGGCCATTCCGTTCGGGCTCGTCCTCAACGAACTGGTGACCAATTCGGTGAAGCACGCCTTTATCGGCCTGGAGTCCGGGGTCATCACGGTATTTGTCCGGCGTGTTGACGGAGCCCTGGAAGCGGGTGTATCCGATAACGGCGTAGGGTTGCCTGAAAGTTTCGACGTTCAGGATACGCCGACACTGGGCATGCAATTGGTTGTGCAGTTGACAAGGCAGTTGCGGGGCTCCCTGTCGATCGGGAAAGGTCCGGGCACGTCGTTCATTGTAACTTTTCCGGTCAAGGAGGCGTAG
- a CDS encoding FAD-dependent oxidoreductase yields MSEHVVIVGAVALGPKAACRFKRLRPGAQVTMIDRDRIVSYGGCGIPYFISGDVSDLKELRTTSFKLVRDEAFFHGCKDIDVLTRTEAVRVDRKRKVVATRNLDTGVETEIPYDKLVLATGASPRKLDIPGVDLPGVHAVANLHDAEAVRGLISTGKAGRAVVVGSGFIGLEVAEALAEMWGLEVAVVELMDHLLPRNLSPLLARMASHHLQEKGVELYFGEKVLSIEGDGKAERVVTDKRVLEADLVVLAAGVVPNGELARDAGLAVSPRGGVQVDETMRTSDPDIFSGGDCVEIKNVITGGSMHLPLGSMANRQGRVIGTNLAGGDAVFPGAVGSFAVKLFERNIAGAGLTPEQAKQAGFDAVSALVIQFDRAHFFPGKELMSLEVTVDRATRKVLGIQGFGPSGDALVGRVGAVAALMQKGCRAEDLSVLEYPYSPPFSSAMDIVNTVGTVAENMLAGLNQGISAEQFEAYFEGKQDSCFFLDCREPDNAGPYLTRHPGKWHNIPQGQLRDRLDEIPRDKTVVLICNTGIRSYEGQITLEQAGFKDVLNVHGGMAGLKQSGLDPLKQEEA; encoded by the coding sequence ATGTCCGAGCACGTCGTGATCGTCGGGGCGGTAGCGCTTGGCCCCAAGGCCGCCTGCCGCTTCAAACGCCTGCGCCCAGGCGCACAAGTAACCATGATCGACCGCGACCGCATCGTGTCCTACGGCGGCTGCGGCATTCCCTATTTCATCTCCGGCGACGTCTCAGACTTGAAGGAGCTGCGCACCACCAGCTTCAAGCTGGTGCGCGACGAGGCTTTCTTCCACGGCTGCAAGGACATCGACGTCCTCACCCGCACCGAGGCCGTGCGAGTCGACCGCAAGCGCAAGGTCGTGGCAACGCGCAACCTGGATACCGGAGTCGAGACCGAAATCCCCTACGACAAGCTGGTGCTGGCCACCGGCGCGTCCCCCCGCAAGCTGGACATCCCGGGCGTGGACCTTCCCGGCGTGCACGCCGTGGCCAACCTCCACGACGCCGAGGCCGTGCGCGGCCTCATCAGCACCGGCAAGGCCGGGCGGGCCGTGGTGGTGGGCTCGGGCTTCATCGGCCTGGAAGTGGCCGAGGCCCTGGCCGAGATGTGGGGCCTGGAAGTGGCCGTGGTCGAGCTCATGGACCACCTGCTGCCGCGAAACTTAAGCCCGCTCCTGGCGCGCATGGCTTCCCACCATCTGCAGGAGAAGGGCGTCGAGCTCTATTTCGGCGAGAAGGTCCTCTCCATCGAGGGCGACGGCAAGGCCGAGCGCGTGGTCACGGACAAGCGCGTCCTTGAGGCCGATCTGGTCGTCCTGGCCGCGGGCGTGGTGCCGAACGGCGAGCTGGCCCGGGATGCCGGTCTGGCCGTGTCCCCTCGCGGGGGCGTGCAGGTGGACGAAACCATGCGCACCTCCGACCCGGACATCTTCTCCGGCGGCGACTGCGTGGAAATCAAAAACGTGATCACCGGCGGCTCGATGCACCTGCCCCTCGGTTCCATGGCCAACCGCCAGGGCCGGGTGATCGGCACCAACCTGGCCGGCGGGGACGCCGTGTTCCCTGGCGCGGTGGGATCGTTCGCGGTGAAGCTCTTCGAGAGAAACATCGCCGGCGCCGGGCTCACCCCCGAGCAGGCCAAGCAGGCCGGGTTCGACGCCGTCAGCGCCCTGGTCATCCAGTTCGACCGGGCCCACTTCTTCCCCGGCAAGGAGCTCATGAGCCTGGAAGTCACCGTGGACCGCGCCACCCGGAAGGTGCTGGGCATCCAGGGCTTCGGGCCCTCCGGCGACGCCCTGGTGGGGCGCGTCGGGGCCGTGGCCGCCCTCATGCAGAAGGGCTGCAGGGCGGAGGACCTCTCCGTGCTGGAATACCCGTATTCGCCGCCGTTCTCCTCGGCCATGGACATCGTCAACACCGTGGGCACCGTGGCCGAGAACATGCTGGCGGGCCTGAACCAGGGCATCAGCGCCGAACAGTTCGAGGCGTACTTCGAGGGCAAACAGGACTCCTGCTTCTTCCTGGACTGCCGCGAACCCGACAACGCCGGACCATACCTGACGCGCCACCCCGGCAAATGGCACAACATCCCCCAGGGGCAGCTGCGCGACCGCCTGGACGAGATTCCCCGCGACAAGACCGTGGTGCTCATCTGCAACACGGGCATCCGCTCCTATGAGGGCCAGATCACCCTGGAACAGGCCGGGTTCAAGGACGTGCTCAACGTTCACGGCGGCATGGCCGGGCTCAAGCAGAGCGGGCTGGACCCCCTGAAGCAGGAAGAGGCTTAA
- a CDS encoding response regulator, producing the protein MIVEDEVIAAMATERMLKKLGFEVCGNVTSGEEALETMDEECPDLVIMDIRLDGELDGIETSMLMKQNRDVPVIFVTAYSDDSTVSRASAAKPLAFINKPLDITLLQKVLSGITAGGN; encoded by the coding sequence ATGATAGTAGAGGACGAGGTCATCGCGGCCATGGCCACGGAGCGGATGCTCAAGAAGCTCGGCTTCGAGGTCTGCGGCAACGTCACGTCCGGCGAGGAAGCCTTGGAGACCATGGATGAGGAGTGCCCCGATTTGGTCATCATGGACATCCGCCTGGACGGCGAACTCGACGGCATCGAAACCTCCATGCTCATGAAGCAGAACCGCGACGTGCCGGTGATATTCGTCACCGCCTATTCCGACGACTCCACCGTAAGCCGCGCCAGTGCGGCCAAGCCCCTGGCCTTCATCAACAAGCCCCTGGACATCACCCTGCTCCAGAAGGTCCTTTCCGGCATCACCGCAGGCGGCAACTAA
- a CDS encoding catalase: MSGKKTLTTAFAIPVGDDQNSMPAGGRGPALVQNVHPMEKLARFDRERSSEEYINCGRLHYE, encoded by the coding sequence ATGTCCGGAAAGAAGACCCTGACCACAGCCTTCGCAATCCCCGTGGGCGACGACCAGAACAGCATGCCCGCCGGAGGTCGCGGCCCCGCGCTCGTGCAGAACGTGCATCCCATGGAGAAGCTGGCCCGTTTCGACCGGGAACGCAGCAGCGAAGAATACATAAACTGCGGGAGGTTGCATTATGAGTGA
- a CDS encoding SDR family oxidoreductase, with translation MYEQAASSLQSSSCKWVVTGAAGFIGSNLVERLLSLGQTVTALDSFATGHRSNLESVRASVGEDAWKRFTFIEGDIQDPAACRDACAGADYVLHQAALGSVPRSLADPVTTNAVNVGGFVTMLTAAKGAGVKRFVYASSSSVYGDHPALPKVEDTIGNQLSPYAVSKNANELYARVFAACYKLEVAGLRYFNIFGPRQDPNGAYAAVIPKWFASLLNGEPVFINGDGETSRDFCFVENAVRANLLAALSQHPEASGKAYNVACGQRTTLNELYGFIRDLVARRRPEAAKAQPTYREERPGDVRHSLANISRAETLLGYKPAVMIGEGLERAADWYFATAAK, from the coding sequence GTGTACGAACAGGCAGCATCGTCCCTTCAGTCTTCTTCCTGCAAATGGGTCGTGACCGGCGCGGCCGGATTCATCGGCTCCAACCTGGTGGAACGCCTGCTCTCCCTCGGCCAGACGGTCACCGCCCTGGACAGCTTCGCCACCGGTCACCGCTCCAACCTGGAGTCCGTGCGCGCGTCCGTGGGCGAGGACGCCTGGAAGCGCTTCACCTTCATCGAGGGCGACATCCAGGATCCGGCCGCCTGCCGCGACGCCTGCGCCGGAGCGGACTACGTGCTGCACCAGGCGGCGCTTGGCAGCGTGCCGCGCTCCCTGGCCGATCCGGTCACCACCAATGCGGTCAACGTGGGCGGTTTCGTGACCATGCTCACCGCGGCCAAGGGCGCCGGGGTGAAGCGTTTCGTGTACGCCTCCTCCAGTTCGGTCTACGGCGACCATCCGGCCCTGCCCAAGGTCGAAGACACCATCGGCAACCAACTCTCCCCCTACGCAGTGTCCAAGAACGCCAACGAGCTCTACGCCCGCGTGTTCGCCGCCTGCTACAAGCTGGAGGTGGCGGGACTGCGCTACTTCAACATCTTCGGCCCCCGCCAGGACCCCAACGGGGCCTACGCGGCGGTCATCCCCAAGTGGTTCGCCTCGCTTCTGAACGGCGAGCCGGTGTTCATCAACGGCGACGGCGAGACCAGCCGCGACTTCTGCTTCGTGGAGAACGCCGTGCGGGCCAACCTGCTGGCCGCGCTCTCGCAGCATCCCGAAGCGTCCGGCAAGGCGTACAACGTGGCCTGCGGGCAGCGCACCACCTTGAATGAGCTCTACGGCTTCATCCGCGACCTGGTGGCCAGGCGCAGGCCCGAGGCCGCCAAGGCCCAGCCGACCTACCGCGAGGAGCGCCCTGGCGACGTGCGGCACTCCCTGGCGAACATCTCGCGCGCCGAGACGCTGCTCGGCTACAAGCCGGCGGTCATGATCGGCGAGGGGCTCGAGCGGGCGGCTGACTGGTATTTCGCCACGGCCGCCAAGTAA
- the katG gene encoding catalase/peroxidase HPI translates to MSDDKKCPVTGRSGSQVAGGGTSNRDWWPNQLNLNILHQHSCKSNPMGADFNYAREFKKLDLEAVKKDLFALMTDSKDWWPADYGHYGPLFIRMAWHSAGTYRTGDGRGGAGSGSQRLAPLNSWPDNVNLDKARRLLWPIKQKYGRKISWADLMVLAGTCAIESMGLTPFGFGGGREDVWEPEEDIYWGSEDTWLGDNRYTGDRKLDNPLAAVQMGLIYVNPEGPNGNPDPVASGRDVRETFARMAMNDEETVALVAGGHTFGKCHGAGDAALVGPAPEGAGLEEQGLGWKSSFGSGKGGDAIGSGIEGAWKANPTTWDMGYLNTLFKYEWELVKSPAGANQWLAKDVAPEDMVAGAHDKSKRLRPMMTTADLSLRFDPIFEPIARNYQKNPQKLANDFARAWFKLTHRDMGPRSRYLGSLVPKEDLIWQDPVPPVDHELIDGKDIAGLKARILASGLSVSQLVSTAWASASTFRGSDKRGGANGARIRLAPQKDWAVNQPDQLSAVLATLEAVRKEFNGAQSGNKKVSLADLIVLGGCAGVEKAAKAAGHDVTVPFSPGRTDASREQTDAASFAVLEPVADGFRNYLKGKFSVTAEELLVDRAQLLTLTAPEMTVLVGGMRVLNANFGQSPHGVFTRRPGALTNDFFMNLLDMRTEWKATPDENLFEGRDRATGELKWTGTRIDLVFGSNSQLRAIAEVYGCDDSQEKFTDDFVSAWTKVMNLDRFDLA, encoded by the coding sequence ATGAGTGACGATAAGAAGTGCCCGGTGACGGGCAGATCCGGCAGCCAGGTGGCCGGGGGCGGCACTTCCAACCGTGACTGGTGGCCGAACCAGCTGAACCTCAACATTCTGCACCAGCATTCCTGCAAGTCCAATCCCATGGGCGCGGACTTCAACTACGCCAGGGAGTTCAAGAAGCTCGACCTTGAAGCAGTGAAGAAGGATCTCTTCGCCCTGATGACCGATTCCAAGGACTGGTGGCCGGCGGACTACGGCCACTACGGCCCTCTTTTCATCCGCATGGCCTGGCACAGCGCCGGGACATACCGCACCGGCGACGGACGCGGCGGGGCAGGGTCCGGCAGCCAGCGCCTTGCTCCCCTCAACAGCTGGCCCGACAACGTCAACCTGGACAAGGCGCGCAGGTTGCTTTGGCCCATCAAGCAGAAGTACGGCAGGAAGATTTCCTGGGCCGACCTCATGGTCCTCGCGGGCACCTGCGCCATAGAATCCATGGGGCTTACGCCGTTCGGTTTCGGCGGCGGTCGCGAGGACGTCTGGGAGCCCGAAGAAGATATCTACTGGGGGTCTGAGGACACCTGGCTGGGGGACAACCGTTACACGGGCGATCGGAAACTCGACAATCCCCTGGCTGCGGTGCAGATGGGCCTGATTTACGTGAACCCGGAAGGGCCAAACGGCAATCCCGATCCGGTGGCGTCGGGCCGCGACGTGCGCGAGACCTTCGCGCGCATGGCCATGAACGACGAGGAGACTGTGGCGCTCGTTGCGGGCGGGCACACGTTCGGCAAGTGCCACGGCGCCGGCGACGCCGCGCTGGTCGGACCTGCGCCGGAAGGCGCGGGCCTCGAGGAGCAGGGGCTCGGCTGGAAGAGCAGCTTCGGCAGCGGCAAGGGTGGAGATGCCATCGGCAGCGGCATCGAGGGCGCCTGGAAGGCGAACCCGACCACATGGGACATGGGCTATCTGAACACGCTGTTCAAATACGAGTGGGAGTTGGTGAAGAGCCCGGCCGGGGCGAACCAATGGCTGGCCAAGGACGTGGCCCCCGAGGACATGGTGGCCGGCGCGCACGACAAGTCCAAGAGATTGCGTCCCATGATGACCACCGCGGACCTCTCCCTCCGGTTCGACCCGATTTTTGAACCCATCGCGCGCAACTACCAGAAGAATCCCCAGAAGTTGGCCAACGACTTCGCTCGGGCCTGGTTCAAGCTGACGCACCGCGACATGGGGCCGCGTTCGCGCTATCTCGGCTCGCTGGTCCCCAAGGAAGACCTCATCTGGCAGGACCCCGTGCCCCCGGTCGACCATGAATTGATCGACGGGAAGGATATCGCCGGCCTCAAGGCCAGGATACTGGCTTCGGGGCTGTCCGTTTCCCAGCTGGTCTCCACCGCCTGGGCTTCGGCGTCCACGTTCCGGGGTTCCGACAAGCGCGGCGGGGCCAACGGGGCGCGCATCCGCCTGGCGCCGCAAAAGGATTGGGCGGTCAACCAGCCGGACCAGCTCTCGGCGGTGCTTGCGACCCTCGAGGCAGTCCGGAAGGAGTTCAACGGCGCGCAGTCCGGAAACAAGAAGGTCTCTCTCGCCGACCTGATCGTCCTGGGCGGCTGTGCGGGCGTGGAGAAGGCGGCCAAGGCCGCCGGACACGACGTGACGGTACCCTTCTCACCGGGGCGCACAGACGCTTCGCGGGAGCAGACCGACGCGGCCTCGTTCGCGGTGCTGGAACCGGTGGCGGACGGGTTCCGGAACTACCTCAAGGGCAAGTTCTCCGTGACGGCGGAGGAACTGCTGGTGGACCGCGCGCAGCTGCTGACGCTGACCGCGCCCGAGATGACGGTTCTCGTCGGCGGCATGCGCGTTTTGAACGCCAACTTCGGCCAGTCCCCGCACGGCGTCTTCACCCGTCGGCCGGGAGCGCTCACCAACGACTTCTTCATGAATCTGCTCGACATGCGCACCGAGTGGAAAGCAACCCCGGACGAAAACCTGTTCGAGGGGCGCGACCGCGCGACGGGCGAACTCAAATGGACCGGCACGCGTATCGACCTGGTCTTCGGTTCGAACTCCCAACTCCGCGCAATTGCGGAAGTCTATGGATGCGATGATTCCCAGGAGAAGTTCACGGACGACTTCGTGTCGGCATGGACCAAGGTAATGAACCTCGACCGCTTCGACCTCGCCTGA
- a CDS encoding asparaginase domain-containing protein, whose product MKISIYTMGGTIDKIYFDDLSDYTVGSPQVGEILKEAHGAFDFEVHEVLRKDSLHLTDEDRAMLRARIEADPCPFILVTHGTDTMADTAKALMGLPGKTIVFTGALSPARFKGSDAGFNVGCAVGAVQSLASGVYICMNGVVFEAGKVRKNRDAGRFETVE is encoded by the coding sequence GTGAAGATATCGATCTATACGATGGGCGGAACCATCGACAAAATCTACTTCGACGACCTCTCGGACTACACGGTGGGTTCGCCCCAGGTGGGCGAGATCCTCAAAGAGGCCCACGGCGCCTTCGATTTCGAGGTCCACGAGGTGCTGCGCAAGGACAGCCTTCACCTGACCGACGAGGACCGGGCCATGCTGCGCGCCCGCATCGAGGCCGACCCCTGCCCGTTCATCCTGGTCACCCACGGCACCGACACCATGGCCGACACCGCCAAGGCCCTGATGGGCCTGCCGGGCAAGACCATCGTGTTCACCGGGGCGCTCAGCCCGGCCCGCTTCAAGGGCTCGGACGCCGGGTTCAACGTGGGCTGCGCCGTGGGCGCGGTGCAGTCGCTTGCGTCCGGCGTGTACATCTGCATGAACGGGGTGGTGTTCGAGGCGGGCAAGGTCCGCAAGAATCGCGACGCCGGACGCTTCGAGACCGTGGAGTAG